In a genomic window of Athene noctua chromosome 24, bAthNoc1.hap1.1, whole genome shotgun sequence:
- the TMEM222 gene encoding transmembrane protein 222, whose translation MAEAEAKMKQFNGGGAGLDAERGRFPYCVVWTPIPVLTWLFPIIGHMGICTSTGVIRDFAGPYFVSEDNMAFGKPVKYWKLDPSKVYSTSPNAWDTAVHDASEEYKHRMHNLCCDNCHSHVALALNLMKYDNSTSWNMVKLCFFSLLYGKYVSIGGFVKTWLPFVLFLGLIVTVVLTLHLR comes from the exons ATGGCGGAAGCGGAGGCCAAGATGAAGCAGTTCaatggcggcggggccgggctggacGCCGAGCGCGGCCGCTTTCCCTACTGCGTGGTGTGGACCCCCATCCCCGTCCTGAC ATGGCTCTTCCCGATCATTGGCCACATGGGTATCTGCACATCGACCGGAGTCATTCGGGACTTCGCGGGGCCGTACTTTGTCTCG gAAGACAACATGGCATTTGGGAAGCCAGTGAA GTACTGGAAACTGGATCCCAGCAAAGTATACTCCACCAGTCCCAATGCTTGGGACACGGCCGTACACGATGCCTCGGAGGAGTACAAGCACCGAATG CACAACCTTTGCTGTGATAACTGCCATTCTCATGTGGCTCTGGCCTTAAACTTGATGAAATATGATAACAGCACCTCCTGGAACATGGTGAAGCTCTGCTTCTTCTCACTCCTGTATGGGAAGTATGTAAG CATAGGAGGATTTGTGAAGACCTGGCTTCCTTTTGTCCTCTTCTTGGGGCTGATCGTGACCGTTGTTCTCACACTTCATTTGCGGTGA
- the CD164L2 gene encoding CD164 sialomucin-like 2 protein isoform X5: MAPPCAGALRWALLCALLCAQGPAPTRAGGCDELRSCETCTASTASHNTTGCVWVGCGTPEEPALKSPTEEPPRSHSKEPVTHSPRTTTTSAPLTGSPEFHPPGFDTASFIGGIVLVLSVQAVVFFIIKFIKSKDSTYQTLEDNQ; this comes from the exons ATGGCCCCGCCGTGCGCCGGGGCGCTGCGCTGGGCGCTGCTTTGCGCGTTACTGTGCGCGCAGGGGCCCGCTCCCACCCGCGCAG GAGGCTGCGATGAGTTGAGGTCCTGTGAGACGTGCACGGCCAGCACCGCCTCACACAACACCACCGGCTGCGTCTGGGTGGGCTGCGGGACCCCCGAAGAGCCAG CGCTGAAGTCCCCCACCGAAGAGCCTCCACGGTCCCATAGCAAGGAGCCGGTGACACACTCCCCAC GGACCACCACCACCAGCGCCCCGTTGACAGGCAGCCCCGAATTTCACCCTCCCGGCTTTGACACAGCCAGTTTCATCGGCGGCATCGTGCTGGTGCTCAGTGTCCAAGCCGTTGTCTTCTTCATCATCAAGTTCATCAAGTCGAAGGACAGCACCTACCAAACGCT AGAGGACAACCAGTAG
- the CD164L2 gene encoding CD164 sialomucin-like 2 protein isoform X3, protein MAPPCAGALRWALLCALLCAQGPAPTRAGGCDELRSCETCTASTASHNTTGCVWVGCGTPEEPGTGSCVQRGAAARETCVLYNTSTLCRAALKSPTEEPPRSHSKEPVTHSPRTTTTSAPLTGSPEFHPPGFDTASFIGGIVLVLSVQAVVFFIIKFIKSKDSTYQTLI, encoded by the exons ATGGCCCCGCCGTGCGCCGGGGCGCTGCGCTGGGCGCTGCTTTGCGCGTTACTGTGCGCGCAGGGGCCCGCTCCCACCCGCGCAG GAGGCTGCGATGAGTTGAGGTCCTGTGAGACGTGCACGGCCAGCACCGCCTCACACAACACCACCGGCTGCGTCTGGGTGGGCTGCGGGACCCCCGAAGAGCCAG GGACGGGGAGCTGCGTGCAGAGAGGGGCGGCAGCGCGGGAGACCTGTGTGCTCTACAACACCAGCACCCTGTGTCGAG caGCGCTGAAGTCCCCCACCGAAGAGCCTCCACGGTCCCATAGCAAGGAGCCGGTGACACACTCCCCAC GGACCACCACCACCAGCGCCCCGTTGACAGGCAGCCCCGAATTTCACCCTCCCGGCTTTGACACAGCCAGTTTCATCGGCGGCATCGTGCTGGTGCTCAGTGTCCAAGCCGTTGTCTTCTTCATCATCAAGTTCATCAAGTCGAAGGACAGCACCTACCAAACGCT GATCTGA
- the CD164L2 gene encoding CD164 sialomucin-like 2 protein isoform X4, protein MSQGGCDELRSCETCTASTASHNTTGCVWVGCGTPEEPGTGSCVQRGAAARETCVLYNTSTLCRAALKSPTEEPPRSHSKEPVTHSPRTTTTSAPLTGSPEFHPPGFDTASFIGGIVLVLSVQAVVFFIIKFIKSKDSTYQTLEDNQ, encoded by the exons ATGTCTCAGG GAGGCTGCGATGAGTTGAGGTCCTGTGAGACGTGCACGGCCAGCACCGCCTCACACAACACCACCGGCTGCGTCTGGGTGGGCTGCGGGACCCCCGAAGAGCCAG GGACGGGGAGCTGCGTGCAGAGAGGGGCGGCAGCGCGGGAGACCTGTGTGCTCTACAACACCAGCACCCTGTGTCGAG caGCGCTGAAGTCCCCCACCGAAGAGCCTCCACGGTCCCATAGCAAGGAGCCGGTGACACACTCCCCAC GGACCACCACCACCAGCGCCCCGTTGACAGGCAGCCCCGAATTTCACCCTCCCGGCTTTGACACAGCCAGTTTCATCGGCGGCATCGTGCTGGTGCTCAGTGTCCAAGCCGTTGTCTTCTTCATCATCAAGTTCATCAAGTCGAAGGACAGCACCTACCAAACGCT AGAGGACAACCAGTAG
- the CD164L2 gene encoding CD164 sialomucin-like 2 protein isoform X2: MAPPCAGALRWALLCALLCAQGPAPTRAGGCDELRSCETCTASTASHNTTGCVWVGCGTPEEPGTGSCVQRGAAARETCVLYNTSTLCRALKSPTEEPPRSHSKEPVTHSPRTTTTSAPLTGSPEFHPPGFDTASFIGGIVLVLSVQAVVFFIIKFIKSKDSTYQTLEDNQ; this comes from the exons ATGGCCCCGCCGTGCGCCGGGGCGCTGCGCTGGGCGCTGCTTTGCGCGTTACTGTGCGCGCAGGGGCCCGCTCCCACCCGCGCAG GAGGCTGCGATGAGTTGAGGTCCTGTGAGACGTGCACGGCCAGCACCGCCTCACACAACACCACCGGCTGCGTCTGGGTGGGCTGCGGGACCCCCGAAGAGCCAG GGACGGGGAGCTGCGTGCAGAGAGGGGCGGCAGCGCGGGAGACCTGTGTGCTCTACAACACCAGCACCCTGTGTCGAG CGCTGAAGTCCCCCACCGAAGAGCCTCCACGGTCCCATAGCAAGGAGCCGGTGACACACTCCCCAC GGACCACCACCACCAGCGCCCCGTTGACAGGCAGCCCCGAATTTCACCCTCCCGGCTTTGACACAGCCAGTTTCATCGGCGGCATCGTGCTGGTGCTCAGTGTCCAAGCCGTTGTCTTCTTCATCATCAAGTTCATCAAGTCGAAGGACAGCACCTACCAAACGCT AGAGGACAACCAGTAG
- the MAP3K6 gene encoding mitogen-activated protein kinase kinase kinase 6 has translation MDQPAPTPEVPRPPPVTGSCWQDPLVVAGTTSRPVCGTRGRAGGRRALSVVFVLGREDAGACPALRCLRQACRPLRARLHALRFDALALGHAGTLDRFYNADVAVVELSDAICQPSLFYHLGVRESFNMSHNVLLCCQAELPPLQALQEDICQKNSDLCGSYTFIPYAVTPQNKVICCDTGTTKGLTELFQPSFEPEAAFTPLAARLIQLLEGIPTNSCGYFRELIQRDIRRAREMYRGEQLSRELARIQQRLDSVELLSLDIVVNLLLSYRDVQDYDAIVSLVETLQALPACAVAEQHNVRFHYAFALSRRNRAGDREKALSVLLPVVERGEGAAPDLLCLCGRIYKDMFIGSGLTDTETRDRALYWYNKAFEVEPSLHAGINAAVLLVAAGHQFETSVQLRQIGVKLSCLQGRKGSPGELRYYWDVGFCLGAGILANDLSKVIQASEKLYKLNAPGWYLVSVMETFLLYKHFQRSPQVPSTRQELADFWLGFLLEACQPFVATSHCAVLVLELSKVLRPARLALHGGTEEPTLTLALLCPTEEKVASSWTFTATDIRGVSICKSDERGCFLYVMHAEEDFQLYFPSQQHCQWFCDQIQSLLAEQATGSEEVPSPTQPILEYSYEYSEAGERVVLGRGTYGVVYAGRCLSNQVRIAIKEIPERDSRYSQPLHEEIALHKHLRHRNIVQYLGSISQDGFIKIFMEEVPGGSLSSLLRSKWGPLKDNEPTIVFYTRQILDGLSYLHDNHIVHRDIKGDNVLINTYSGVLKISDFGTSKRLAGISPSAETFTGTLQYMAPEIINQGPWGYGKPADIWSLGCTVIEMATGKPPFYELGSPQAAMFKVGMFKMHPEVPESMSDNAKAFILRCFQADPAKRATAAALLQEPFLAGARRARSRPVPPAGDLPHVGRQDGDVEGSDGSRGGSSARQDAPGRGTAGSPLLPGHRGKAASSRSSLGTAQSSAGSDHSLRSSSPEESGARFLLRKDSKRRATLHRVLTAEAPGIIAALEESQSTAGARLDSEHLAQLLSCLRSYIQCPSQHQLCQDLLALQSRLREEGLSLPHLQAPLFAFQAAVRRVLRRHHIKPHWMFALDDAVSQAVQAALPMLVRDLGPKASCLAGDSPKGTSDEDDPVPPRLSIPRSRPQRGSPSSGLSTNSGLSTWADPLPSLQASSALVAQLCHLRMETGRLLQELAEKEQEWQRLMQQVLHSGDDDTAVPSRSQCGGEHEEAPPGCFTPGQDCSSPSPQHSPGRADPLLLEWLQRHGTDAATMATLLSHDFTLRDLLGCATPDDLFYMGIRRGPAYRLWATILEHRQTLTQRERGGPPPQGCDTAPGNPASGASGLPPRQGWQDGDRGDTPGAGGCSGSSPTPEEEVGVQHPEQ, from the exons ATGGATCAGCCTGCCCCAACCCCGGAGGTACCCAGGCCCCCCCCAGTCACCGGGAGCTGCTGGCAGGACCCGCTGGTGGTGGCGGGGACGACGAGTCGCCCGGTGTGCGGgacccggggccgggcgggcgggcggcgggcgctgaGCGTCGTCTTCGTGCTGGGCCGGGAGGACGCGGGCGCCTGCCCCGCGCTGCGCTGCCTGCGCCAGGCCTGCCGGCCCCTGCGGGCGCGCCTGCACGCCCTGCGCTTCGACGCCCTGGCGCTGGGCCACGCCGGCACCCTCGACCGCTTCTACAATGCAG ATGTGGCCGTGGTGGAGCTGAGCGACGCCATCTGCCAGCCCTCCCTCTTCTACCACCTGGGCGTCCGCGAGAGCTTCAACATGTCCCACAAtgtcctgctgtgctgccagGCCGAGCTGCCCCCTCTCCAGGCCCTGCAG gaAGACATCTGCCAGAAGAACTCG GACCTCTGCGGCAGCTACACCTTCATCCCCTATGCGGTCACCCCCCAGAACAAGGTCATCTGCTGTGACACTGGGACCACGAAGGGCCTGACGGAGCTTTTCCAGCCCAGCTTTGAGCCGGAGGCTGCCTTCACCCCGCTGGCAGCCCGCCTCatccagctgctggaggggatCCCCACCAACTCCTG CGGGTATTTCCGGGAGCTGATCCAGCGGGATATCCGGCGGGCACGGGAGATGTACCGGGGGGAGCAGCTGAGCCGGGAGCTGGCCCGCATCCAGCAGCGCCTGGACAGCgtggagctgctcagcctggaCATCGTGGTGAACCTCCTCCTCTCCTACCGTGACGTGcag GATTACGATGCCATCGTCTCGCTGGTGGAGACCCTCCAGGCGCTGCCGGCCTGCGCCGTGGCCGAGCAGCACAACGTCCGCTTCCACTACGCCTTCGCCCTCAGCCG GCGTAACCGTGCCGGGGACCGGGAGAAGGCTCTGTCGGTGCTGCTGCCCGTGGTggagcgcggggagggggctgcgccCGACCTCCTCTGCTTGTGTGGTCGCATCTACAAGGACATGTTCATCGGCTCCGGCCTCACCGACACCGAGACAAGGGACCGGGCTTTGtactg GTACAACAAAGCCTTTGAGGTGGAGCCCAGCCTCCATGCAGGCATCAACGCTGCCGTCCTCCTCGTGGCTGCTGGTCACCAGTTTGAAACCTCCGTGCAGCTGCGGCAAATCG GGGTGAAGCTGAGCTGCCTCCAGGGTCGCAAGGGCAGCCCAGGGGAGCTGCGCTACTACTGGGACGTGGGGTTTTGCCTCGGAGCCGGCATCTTGGCCAACGACCTCAGCAAAGTCATCCAAGCCTCTGAGAAGCTCTACAAGCTCAATGCACCCGGCTG GTACCTGGTCTCGGTCATGGAGACCTTCCTGCTCTACAAACACTTCCAgaggagcccgcaggtcccctcCACCCGGCAGGAGCTGGCTGATTTCTGGCTGGGCTTCCTCCTCGAGGCGTGCCAGCCCTTCGTTGCCACGTCACACTGCGCG GTCCTGGTCCTGGAGCTCAGCAAGGTCCTACGGCCGGCCCGGCTGGCACTGCACGGTGGCACGGAGGAGCCCACCCTGACActtgccctcctctgccccacAGAGGAG AAAGTGGCATCGAGCTGGACCTTCACGGCCACGGACATTCGGGGTGTCAG CATCTGCAAGTCCGACGAACGAGGCTGCTTCCTCTACGTGATGCACGCGGAGGAGGATTTCCAGCTCTacttcccctcccagcagcactgccagtg GTTCTGTGACCAGATCCAGTCCCTCCTGGCTGAGCAGGCAACGGGCAGCGAGGAGGTGCCCAGCCCCACGCAGCCCATCCTGGAG TACAGCTACGAGTACTCGGAGGCGGGCGAGCGGGTGGTCCTGGGCAGGGGGACGTACGGGGTCGTCTACGCCGGGCGCTGCCTCAGCAACCAAGTGCGCATCGCTATCAAGGAGATCCCAGAGCGGGACAGCCG GTACTCACAGCCCTTGCACGAGGAGATCGCCTTGCACAAGCACCTGCGACACAGGAACATCGTGCAGTACCTGGGCTCCATCAGCCAGGATGGCTTCATCAAGATCTTCATGGAGGAGGTGCCGGGAG GGAGCCTCTCGTCCCTGCTGCGCTCCAAGTGGGGACCCTTGAAGGACAACGAACCCACCATCGTCTTCTACACCCGCCAGATCCTCGACGGGCTCAGCTACCTCCACGATAACCACATCGTGCACCGCGACATCAag GGAGACAACGTCCTCATCAACACGTACAGCGGGGTGCTGAAGATCTCCGACTTCGGTACTTCCAAGCGGCTGGCGGGCATCAGCCCCAGCGCCGAGACCTTCACGG GTACCCTGCAGTACATGGCCCCAGAAATCATCAACCAGGGGCCGTGGGGCTACGGGAAGCCAGCAGATATCTGGTCCTTGGGCTGCACCGTCATCGAGATGGCCACGGGCAAGCCCCCCTTCTACgagctgggcagcccccaggctGCGATGTTCAAG GTGGGCATGTTCAAGATGCACCCGGAGGTGCCCGAGTCCATGTCGGACAATGCCAAGGCGTTCATCCTGCGCTGCTTCCAGGCCGACCCGGCCAAGCGGGCGACGGCCGCTGCGCTGCTGCAGGAGCCCTTCCTCGCCGGTGCCAGGAGGGCCCGGAGCCGGCCCGTGCCCCCAGCGGGGG ATCTCCCCCACGTCGGGCGGCAGGATGGGGATGTGGAGGGCAGCGATGGGAGCAGGGGAGGCTCCTCGGCCAGGCAGGACGCCCCGGGGAGGGGCACAGCGGGCAGCCCCCTGCTCCCGGGCCACCGCGGCAAGGCAGCCTCCAGCCGCAGCTCCTTGGG cactgcccagagcTCGGCTGGCTCCGACCACAGCCTGCGCTCGTCCTCCCCCGAGGAGAGCGGGGCCAGGTTCCTCCTGCGGAAGGACAGCAAGCGCCGGGCCACGCTGCACCGCGTCCTCACCGCCGAGGCGCCGGGCATCATCGCTGCCTTGGAGGAGagccag AGCACGGCGGGGGCGAGGTTGGACTCGGAGCATCTCGCCCAGTTGCTGAGCTGCCTGCGGAGCTACATCCAGTGCCCCAGCCAGCACCAGCTGTGCCAGGACCTCCTGGCACTGCAGAGCCGGCTGCGGGAAGAGGGTCTGAGCCTCCCCCACCTCCAGGCTCCCCTCTTTGCCTTCCAGGCAGCG GTGAGACGGGTGCTGCGCCGGCACCACATCAAACCCCACTGGATGTTTGCGCTGGATGATGCCGTGAGCCAGGCGGTGCAGGCAGCTCTCCCCATGCTGGTGAGAG ACCTGGGACCGAAGGCCAGCTGCCTGGCAGGGGACAGCCCCAAGGGCACGAGTGACGAGGATGACCCCGTGCCACCGAGGCTGTCCATCCCCAGGAGTCGACCCCAGCGGGGCAGCCCCAGTTCGGGGCTCAGCACCAATTCGGGGCTCAGCACCTGGGCAgaccccctgccctccctgcaggCATCCTCGGCGCTGGTGGCACAGCTCTGCCACCTCCGCATGGAGACGGGCAG GCTGCTCCAGGAGCTGGCCGAGAAGGAGCAGGAGTGGCAGCGGCTGATGCAGCAGGTGCTTCACTCAGGGGACGATGACACCGCTGTCCCCAGCCGGTCCCAGTGCGGTGGGGAGCATGAGGAGGCCCCCCCAGGGTGCTTCACCCCAGGGCAGGATTGCTCATCCCCAAGCCCCCAGCACTCCCCGGGACGGGCTGACCCCCTCCTCCTCGAGTGGCTGCAGCGGCACGGCACAGACGCGGCCACCATGGCCACG CTCCTCTCCCACGACTTCACCCTCCGGGACCTGCTGGGCTGTGCCACCCCTGATGACCTCTTCTACATGGGCATCAG GCGCGGGCCAGCGTACCGCCTCTGGGCAACCATCCTGGAGCATCGCCAGACCCTCACCCAGCGGGAGCGGGGgggacccccaccccagggcTGTGACACAGCCCCGGGGAACCCAGCCAGTGGAGCCTCGGGGCTGCCACCACGGCAGGGCTGGCAGGATGGTGACAGAGGGGACACCCCGGGAGCAGGCGGTTGCAGCGGCTCCAGCCCCACCCCAGAGGAAGAAGTCGGGGTACAGCACCCAGAGCAATAA
- the GPR3 gene encoding G-protein coupled receptor 3, whose protein sequence is MMEKGPPNSSEGPQGWSAARNGSGGSLDLESVVQPLALNPWDVVLCISGTIISCENAVVVVVIFYTPTFRAPMFLLIGSLATADLLAGLGLILHFAFVYFIPSEAISLLTVGLLVTSFTASVSSLLTITIDRYLSLYNALTYYSERTVTRTYIMLILTWGASICYGLLPIMGWNCLKEPSACSIVKPLMKNHLIILSVSFFMVFAVMLQLYVQICKIVCRHAHQIAVQRHFLASSHYVTTRKGIATLAVILGTFASCWLPFAIYCLLGDYSYPALYTYVTLLPATYNSMINPVIYAFRNQEIQKVLWTVCCGCFSATMPFRSRSPSDV, encoded by the coding sequence ATGATGGAGAAAGGGCCCCCCAACTCCAGCGAAGGCCCGCAGGGCTGGTCGGCGGCCAGGAACGGCAGCGGCGGCTCCTTGGACCTGGAGTCGGTGGTGCAGCCCCTCGCCCTGAACCCGTGGGACGTCGTCCTCTGTATCTCCGGGACCATCATCTCCTGTGAGAACgccgtggtggtggtggtcatCTTCTACACCCCAACTTTCCGGGCTCCCATGTTCCTCCTCATTGGCAGCTTGGCCACGGCCGACCTCCTGGCCGGTTTGGGGTTGATCCTGCATTTTGCCTTTGTCTACTTCATCCCGTCAGAGGCCATCAGTTTGCTCACGGTGGGGCTCCTGGTCACCTCCTTCACGGCCAGCGTCAGCAGCTTGCTGACCATCACCATCGACCGCTACCTGTCCCTCTACAACGCCCTCACCTACTACTCGGAGAGGACAGTCACCAGGACTTACATCATGTTGATCCTCACCTGGGGAGCCTCCATCTGCTACGGGCTCCTGCCCATCATGGGCTGGAACTGCCTGAAGGAgccctctgcctgcagcatcGTCAAGCCCCTGATGAAGAACCACCTCATCATCCTCTCCGTCTCCTTCTTCATGGTCTTTGCGGTGATGCTGCAGCTCTACGTGCAGATCTGTAAGATCGTCTGCCGGCACGCCCACCAGATCGCCGTCCAGAGACATTTCCTGGCCAGTTCCCACTACGTCACCACCCGAAAAGGCATCGCCACCTTGGCCGTCATCCTGGGCACCTTCGCTTCGTGCTGGCTGCCCTTCGCCATTTACTGTCTCCTGGGGGATTACAGCTACCCGGCCCTCTACACCTACGTCACCCTCCTCCCCGCCACCTACAACTCCATGATCAACCCCGTCATTTACGCCTTCAGGAACCAGGAGATCCAGAAAGTGCTGTGGACCGTGTGCTGCGGGTGCTTCTCCGCCACCATGCCTTTCCGGTCCCGCTCCCCCAGTGACGTCTGA
- the SYTL1 gene encoding synaptotagmin-like protein 1, with protein sequence MLASLVHARHAEPPWLQPPTSQHSPRPAPRGAPTVPPCPAMALELAAEALLDLSFLTEEERHAIAEVLRRDWQLRRREEGRISKLRKSVSDPVRLRTLTGDWFCDARAQRHRHHLGSDLVRASIRRRRWPRGVGDPERGPSLGELEAIGEPLAEKEDEDGVAEAEQSPPTAEATAEPQPSPAGPALEGTPVSQPLWQGDIPAREQDIPAQSGDTVGGNPFGTSSTEEDEEEPDSARSGPSAGQGPGTPQMDQASLGRVSPQNGHVPPRNLLTTSSSVSSLSSSTLSGSLMSLYSEGELGSVAVRGCVQFSLRYDPAKKELQVHVLRCRELAEAKKQRSDPYIKTYLLPDKSNRSKRKTTVRKRSLDPIFNETLKYKLEKRDLQGRTLNLSVWHHDSLGRNLFLGEVEIALGTWDWANTSPEWFSLQPRMPISSDGLASRGNLNLALKFIPAGSEGGGLPPTGELHIWVKDAQSLIPLQSGTVDAFVQCYVLPDDSKASRQKTRVVKRSLNPLFNHTMVYDGFQAKDLAEACAEFTLWHHEAFSKRQLGGIRLSLGTGSSYGLPVGWMDSTVEEQGVWGRLLQQPGQWVEALLPLRTNLVPRA encoded by the exons ATGCTGGCATCGCTGGTGCATGCCCGGCACGCTGAgcccccctggctgcagccccccactTCTCAGCACTCACCTAGGCCAGCgcccaggggtgcccccaccgtgcccccctgccctgccatGGCGCTGGAGCTGGCGGCCGAGGCGCTGCTGGACCTGAGCTTCCTGAcggaggaggagcggcacgccaTCGCCGAGGTCCTGCGCCGCGACTGGCAGCTCCGCCGGCGCGAGGAGGGGCGCATCAG caaGCTCCGCAAATCGGTGTCGGACCCAGTGCGGCTGCGGACCCTCACCGGGGACTGGTTCTGCGACGCCCGCGCCCAGCGTCACCGGCACCACTTGGGCTCCGACCTTGTCCGCGCCTCCATCCGCCGCAGGAGGTGGCCCCGGG GAGTGGGGGACCCGGAGCGTGGCCCCAGCCTGGGCGAGCTGGAGGCCATCGGTGAGCCGCTGGCGGAgaaggaggatgaggatggtgtgGCTGAGGCGGAGCAGAG CCCCCCTACAGCAGAGGCAACCGCAGAGCCCCAG cccagccccgcaggcCCGGCTCTGGAGGGGACCCCAGTGTCACAGCCCCTGTGGCAGGGTGACATCCCGGCGAGGGAGCAGGACATCCCAGCCCAGTCAG GTGACACAGTAGGTGGGAACCCCTTTGGCACATCCAGCactgaggaagatgaggaagagccCGACTCTGCACGCAGCGGCCCCAGTGCTGGGCAG GGGCCGGGGACCCCCCAGATGGATCAGGCATCCCTGGGCCGGGTGTCCCCCCAGAACGGCCACGTGCCCCCACGCAACCTGCTGACCACCAGCTCCTCCGTGTCCAGCCTCAGCTCCTCCACG ctgaGCGGCAGCCTGATGAGCCTGTACAGCGAAGGGGAGCTGGGCAGCGTGGCCGTGCGGGGCTGCGTCCAGTTCTCCCTCCGCTACGACCCAGCCAAGAAGGAGCTGCAGGTCCACGTGCTGCGGTGCCGCGAGCTGGCCGAGGCCAAGAAGCAGCGGTCGGACCC GTACATCAAGACCTACCTGCTGCCAGATAAGTCCAACCGCAGCAAACGTAAGACCACAGTGCGGAAGAGGAGCTTGGATCCCATCTTCAATGAGACCCTCAAG TACAAGCTGGAGAAGAGGGACCTGCAGGGCCGGACCCTGAACCTCTCGGTGTGGCACCACGACAGCCTGGGCAGGAACCTTTTCTTAGGGGAGGTGGAGATCGCGCTGGGCACCTGGGACTGGGCCAACACAAGCCCCGAGTGGTTCAGCCTCCAGCCCCGG atGCCCATCTCCTCGGACGGCCTCGCCAGCCGGGGCAACCTCAACTTGGCATTGAAGTTCATCCCCGCCGGCTCGGAAG GTGGGGGACTGCCACCCACGGGCGAGCTGCACATCTGGGTGAAGGATGCTCAGAGCCTCATCCCCCTGCAGAGCGGCACCGTGGACGCCTTTGTGCAGTG CTACGTGCTGCCGGACGACAGCAAGGCGAGCCGGCAGAAGACGCGGGTGGTGAAGCGGAGCCTCAACCCCCTTTTTAACCACACCATGGTCTACGACGGCTTCCAGGCCAAGGACCTGGCCGAGGCCTGCGCCGAGTTCACCCTCTGGCACCACGAAGCCTTCTCCAAGCGCCAGCTGGGCGGCATCCGGCTCAGCCTGGGCAcag GGAGCAGCTACGGGCTGCCAGTGGGCTGGATGGACTCGACAGTGGAGGAGCAGGGGGTGTGGGGGCGACTCCTCCAGCAGCCCGGACAGTGGGTGGAAGCGCTGCTGCCCCTGCGGACAAACCTCGTGCCCCGGGCatag
- the CD164L2 gene encoding CD164 sialomucin-like 2 protein isoform X1, which yields MAPPCAGALRWALLCALLCAQGPAPTRAGGCDELRSCETCTASTASHNTTGCVWVGCGTPEEPGTGSCVQRGAAARETCVLYNTSTLCRAALKSPTEEPPRSHSKEPVTHSPRTTTTSAPLTGSPEFHPPGFDTASFIGGIVLVLSVQAVVFFIIKFIKSKDSTYQTLEDNQ from the exons ATGGCCCCGCCGTGCGCCGGGGCGCTGCGCTGGGCGCTGCTTTGCGCGTTACTGTGCGCGCAGGGGCCCGCTCCCACCCGCGCAG GAGGCTGCGATGAGTTGAGGTCCTGTGAGACGTGCACGGCCAGCACCGCCTCACACAACACCACCGGCTGCGTCTGGGTGGGCTGCGGGACCCCCGAAGAGCCAG GGACGGGGAGCTGCGTGCAGAGAGGGGCGGCAGCGCGGGAGACCTGTGTGCTCTACAACACCAGCACCCTGTGTCGAG caGCGCTGAAGTCCCCCACCGAAGAGCCTCCACGGTCCCATAGCAAGGAGCCGGTGACACACTCCCCAC GGACCACCACCACCAGCGCCCCGTTGACAGGCAGCCCCGAATTTCACCCTCCCGGCTTTGACACAGCCAGTTTCATCGGCGGCATCGTGCTGGTGCTCAGTGTCCAAGCCGTTGTCTTCTTCATCATCAAGTTCATCAAGTCGAAGGACAGCACCTACCAAACGCT AGAGGACAACCAGTAG